A DNA window from Methanooceanicella nereidis contains the following coding sequences:
- a CDS encoding SufB/SufD family protein, whose translation MYEEIIKRAEAARDKKAAYGNDIDLDSFQKEVPPREMITSLSELSEGIQQRALNTGVDATMKERSASFFQMDQSVIHTMTMSEGVEVMDINAAMKKYDWLKDYFFKLVQPDQDKYTAYNATHPFNGYFIRTLPGAKVTFPLQACMYIGKEGMIQNVHNILIAEEGSELHVITGCTTDTHVMRGLHIGVTEFFVKDNAKLTYTMVHNWGESVAVRPRSATSLGKNAVFMSNYVSMTPVQDVQMYPSCYMEGENGIARFNTVVYAPPGSHLDLGSKALLKAKGCKAELIARTITKGGYIASRGIIQGDAPGIKAHLECRGLLLSEGGVIYAVPELLGSIPGVDLSHEAAVGKIAEEEINYLMARGVDADTATALIVRGFLDVDITGLPAQLHEQIKKAIELGEKSMM comes from the coding sequence ATGTATGAAGAGATAATCAAAAGGGCCGAGGCTGCCAGAGACAAGAAAGCGGCATATGGCAATGACATTGACCTGGACTCTTTCCAGAAAGAGGTACCGCCGCGGGAAATGATCACCAGCCTCTCAGAACTTTCAGAGGGAATACAGCAGAGGGCTCTTAATACGGGCGTCGACGCTACGATGAAGGAACGCTCCGCATCTTTCTTCCAGATGGACCAGAGCGTCATACACACTATGACCATGAGCGAGGGCGTCGAGGTCATGGATATTAACGCCGCGATGAAAAAATATGACTGGCTCAAGGATTATTTCTTCAAGCTCGTGCAGCCTGACCAGGATAAATACACGGCATATAACGCCACCCATCCGTTCAACGGCTACTTCATAAGGACGCTGCCGGGCGCAAAGGTCACGTTCCCGCTGCAGGCGTGTATGTACATAGGCAAAGAGGGCATGATCCAGAACGTCCACAACATTCTCATAGCAGAAGAAGGCAGCGAGTTACACGTCATAACGGGATGTACGACCGATACGCACGTAATGAGAGGCCTGCACATCGGTGTCACCGAGTTCTTCGTTAAGGATAATGCAAAGCTCACGTACACGATGGTCCACAACTGGGGAGAAAGCGTGGCGGTCAGGCCAAGGTCAGCGACCAGCCTCGGCAAGAACGCCGTGTTCATGAGCAACTATGTTTCCATGACGCCCGTTCAGGACGTCCAGATGTACCCGAGCTGCTACATGGAGGGCGAGAATGGTATCGCCAGATTTAACACCGTAGTATATGCTCCTCCCGGCTCGCATCTCGACCTCGGCTCTAAGGCATTGTTAAAGGCTAAGGGCTGTAAGGCAGAGCTCATAGCCAGGACCATCACCAAGGGCGGCTACATAGCGTCGCGCGGTATAATCCAGGGTGATGCGCCAGGCATTAAAGCCCACCTTGAATGCAGGGGCTTATTGTTGTCTGAGGGCGGCGTCATCTACGCAGTGCCCGAACTTCTCGGAAGCATACCCGGAGTGGACTTGAGCCACGAAGCGGCTGTCGGAAAGATCGCCGAAGAAGAGATCAACTATCTCATGGCAAGGGGAGTGGACGCGGATACGGCCACTGCTCTCATCGTAAGAGGGTTCCTCGACGTGGATATTACCGGGTTGCCAGCGCAGCTTCATGAGCAGATAAAGAAAGCCATAGAGCTTGGCGAAAAATCAATGATGTAA
- a CDS encoding flavodoxin family protein, whose translation MPEKPYVLIIYTSYSGNTEELARAISEGVKSSGNLNVVMKRASEVNLPDIGNSCAIAFGSPTYYSYMSGDLKSLFDRSLPFKQFFEDKPVMAFATGEGGQLTCIESIEKLLDFFNVRFVQRSDIKSAGLAVQGKPDSAARKAAIEAGKKLGEAGLEFACAKAMRESGIKAK comes from the coding sequence ATGCCCGAAAAACCCTATGTACTGATCATATACACTTCATACTCAGGTAACACGGAAGAGCTTGCGAGGGCCATATCGGAGGGGGTTAAAAGCTCCGGGAATCTCAATGTCGTCATGAAGAGGGCCAGCGAAGTGAACTTACCGGATATAGGAAATAGCTGTGCCATAGCCTTCGGGTCACCGACATATTATAGCTACATGAGCGGCGATCTTAAATCACTGTTCGACAGGTCACTTCCTTTCAAGCAATTTTTCGAGGATAAGCCCGTGATGGCATTTGCGACCGGTGAAGGGGGTCAGCTGACCTGTATCGAAAGCATAGAAAAGCTTCTGGATTTCTTCAATGTAAGATTCGTCCAGCGATCCGACATAAAATCGGCAGGGCTTGCGGTACAGGGCAAGCCTGATAGCGCAGCAAGAAAGGCCGCTATCGAAGCCGGAAAGAAACTTGGCGAAGCCGGACTTGAGTTCGCATGCGCTAAGGCCATGAGAGAGTCCGGGATCAAGGCAAAATAG
- a CDS encoding ABC transporter ATP-binding protein, which produces MLSIEDLTVEVDGKRILNGVNMSIGEGETHALFGPNGSGKSSLLFTIAGVPKYKVKSGSIVYKRKDITDAPMDERAKLGIGILFQHPPVLRGVKLLDMVRISLEQRNGGVKVKDQEIIELSKKLNLENFLSRDVNLGFSGGEIKRSELLQLLAQAPDFVMLDEPDSGVDLVNIGLVGNTINELLEKDKKTMHRSKSGLIITHFGNILDYVKADKAYVMMKGRVFCQGNPVELLDDIRHNGYGECMTCMKR; this is translated from the coding sequence ATGCTTAGCATCGAGGATTTAACTGTAGAAGTAGATGGAAAACGCATACTTAACGGCGTGAATATGTCTATAGGAGAGGGTGAGACACACGCCCTTTTTGGCCCGAACGGCTCGGGTAAAAGCTCACTGTTATTCACGATCGCCGGCGTACCCAAGTATAAGGTGAAGTCCGGCAGCATCGTTTACAAGAGAAAGGACATCACGGACGCCCCGATGGATGAGAGGGCGAAACTGGGCATCGGGATACTTTTCCAGCATCCGCCCGTGCTTCGCGGTGTCAAGCTTTTGGATATGGTCAGGATCAGCCTCGAACAGAGGAACGGCGGAGTCAAGGTCAAGGACCAGGAGATCATCGAGCTGTCGAAAAAGCTCAACCTTGAAAACTTCCTGAGCAGGGACGTCAACCTCGGCTTCTCCGGAGGAGAGATCAAGCGCTCTGAACTTTTACAACTGCTTGCACAGGCCCCGGACTTCGTGATGCTGGACGAGCCTGACAGCGGCGTAGACCTTGTCAACATCGGGCTGGTAGGCAACACTATCAACGAGCTGCTCGAAAAGGATAAAAAGACCATGCACCGGTCAAAATCCGGGCTTATTATCACTCACTTCGGCAATATCCTTGACTACGTTAAGGCTGACAAGGCATATGTCATGATGAAGGGACGCGTGTTCTGCCAGGGCAATCCGGTAGAGCTGCTGGACGATATCAGGCACAACGGGTATGGGGAGTGTATGACATGTATGAAGAGATAA
- the guaA gene encoding glutamine-hydrolyzing GMP synthase, with amino-acid sequence MVDVNAFIDEAVNRIREQVKDGKALIALSGGVDSSVCAILAHRAIGDKLVPVYVDTGLMRKGETDRIRELFSFMNPRIVDASDQFFGALKGVTDPEMKRKVVGENFIRVFEVVAKSLDVDYLIQGTIYPDRIESEGGIKSHHNVGGLPSVIDFKGIIEPIEDLYKDEVREVARALELPEEVAERMPFPGPGLSVRVIGEVTREKVEVIREANAIVEEEIVHKFKPWQCLAALLEKGTGVKGDNRCHGWIVAVRAVESRDAMTANHMELPWETLNKLSSRITSEIPSVARVVYDITPKPPATIEFE; translated from the coding sequence ATGGTAGATGTCAACGCATTTATAGACGAGGCCGTTAACCGTATCAGAGAACAGGTTAAGGACGGTAAGGCTTTGATAGCTTTGTCCGGCGGCGTCGACAGCTCTGTATGCGCGATACTTGCGCACAGGGCGATAGGTGATAAATTAGTCCCGGTCTACGTTGACACGGGGCTCATGAGGAAAGGGGAGACAGACAGGATAAGAGAGCTATTCAGCTTTATGAACCCGAGGATAGTGGATGCGAGCGATCAGTTCTTCGGGGCATTAAAAGGAGTGACCGACCCTGAGATGAAGCGTAAAGTGGTCGGAGAGAATTTCATCAGGGTATTCGAGGTCGTCGCAAAAAGCCTGGACGTCGATTATCTTATACAGGGCACGATCTACCCGGACAGGATAGAGTCCGAGGGAGGCATCAAGTCCCACCACAACGTCGGAGGTTTACCGTCCGTCATTGACTTTAAAGGCATCATAGAGCCTATCGAGGACCTTTACAAGGATGAGGTAAGGGAGGTCGCAAGGGCTCTTGAGCTGCCGGAAGAGGTAGCAGAACGCATGCCGTTCCCCGGGCCAGGGCTGTCCGTACGCGTCATAGGCGAGGTCACCAGGGAAAAGGTCGAGGTCATCAGGGAAGCTAACGCCATCGTCGAAGAAGAGATAGTACATAAGTTTAAGCCGTGGCAGTGCCTTGCAGCATTGCTCGAGAAGGGCACAGGCGTCAAGGGCGACAACAGGTGCCACGGATGGATAGTGGCCGTGAGGGCAGTGGAATCCAGAGACGCTATGACCGCGAACCATATGGAACTTCCATGGGAGACGCTGAACAAACTATCGTCCCGTATCACTTCAGAGATACCCTCAGTGGCGAGAGTCGTCTACGATATAACTCCGAAGCCGCCGGCGACCATTGAATTCGAATAA
- a CDS encoding threonine--tRNA ligase — MQLLLIHSDFIEYEVKKSTPVAEKIGEDVMSGRMEEALTAFIAVEKPDESSVSYVIGKGVEEIEKVASQVKTNRIMLYPYAHLSSNLSSPKTAVDVLRALEAALAGKNYEVKRAPFGWYKAFSIKCKGHPLSELSRSIKPEGVETVTVSAPAEKAEVVSEAVKAEEKLKSYFYILDSDGTLKDPKSYDYSGKDKLRAFVDYEMAKKRAVDRVPPHVELMKRLELADYEPGSDPGNMRFYPKGRMMKSLLENFVLNEAYKKGAMEVETPIMYDMEHPTLKKYLDRFPARQYTVIADKKNLFLRFAACFGQFLMSHDMTISYKNLPMKMIELTRYSFRKEQRGELVGLRRLRAFTMPDMHTLCTDMDGAINEFKDQYNMCIETLETVGIDLNDYEIAIRFTKDFYVQNKAFIESLVARAGKPVVIEMWEERFFYFVLKFEFNFIDSLEKASALSTVQIDVENAERYDITYVDANGSKQRPIVLHCSPSGAIERCIYGLLEKEFMESEKGKVPMLPVWLSPTQVRVITLSDKHVPYAEAIAAKLNGIRVDIDDRDETVGKKVRDAGKEWIPYVVTIGDAEMGGETLPVVVRSESEQKKPAKIDMTVEELASRIKAETEELPTRPLPVADHLSKRPKFVGSI; from the coding sequence ATGCAATTACTACTCATCCATTCGGATTTCATCGAATATGAAGTTAAGAAGAGCACTCCCGTCGCCGAGAAGATAGGGGAGGACGTAATGTCCGGCAGGATGGAGGAGGCGCTCACCGCTTTTATAGCTGTCGAAAAACCCGACGAGTCCAGCGTGTCCTACGTGATCGGCAAGGGCGTGGAAGAGATCGAAAAGGTCGCTTCGCAGGTAAAAACCAACCGGATAATGTTATACCCTTACGCTCATTTAAGCTCAAACCTATCCTCGCCGAAAACGGCCGTAGATGTCTTAAGGGCGCTCGAAGCAGCACTGGCCGGAAAGAACTACGAGGTCAAGAGGGCTCCGTTCGGCTGGTATAAGGCGTTCTCTATCAAGTGCAAAGGCCATCCGCTGTCAGAACTGTCAAGGTCCATAAAACCGGAAGGCGTAGAGACCGTTACCGTAAGCGCCCCGGCGGAGAAGGCAGAGGTTGTTTCAGAGGCCGTTAAGGCAGAGGAAAAGCTCAAGAGCTATTTCTATATACTCGATTCTGACGGCACTCTTAAAGATCCTAAATCTTATGACTATTCCGGTAAGGATAAGCTCAGGGCATTCGTCGACTACGAGATGGCCAAAAAGAGGGCCGTCGACCGCGTGCCGCCTCACGTGGAACTAATGAAGCGCCTGGAGCTCGCGGACTACGAGCCCGGAAGCGATCCCGGCAACATGAGGTTTTATCCCAAGGGCAGGATGATGAAGAGCCTGCTCGAGAATTTCGTCCTTAACGAGGCTTACAAGAAGGGCGCGATGGAAGTAGAGACGCCCATCATGTATGACATGGAGCATCCGACGCTCAAAAAATACCTTGACAGGTTCCCTGCAAGGCAATACACTGTCATAGCCGACAAAAAGAACCTGTTCTTAAGGTTTGCGGCATGTTTCGGCCAGTTCCTGATGAGCCACGACATGACCATATCCTATAAGAACCTCCCGATGAAGATGATCGAGCTTACTCGCTACTCGTTCAGAAAGGAGCAGCGCGGCGAGCTTGTGGGGCTCAGAAGGCTTAGGGCCTTCACGATGCCGGATATGCACACTCTCTGTACGGATATGGACGGCGCCATCAACGAGTTCAAGGACCAGTACAACATGTGCATAGAGACCCTGGAAACGGTCGGTATCGACCTGAATGACTATGAGATAGCGATAAGGTTCACCAAAGATTTCTATGTACAGAACAAGGCGTTCATAGAAAGCCTGGTGGCAAGGGCTGGCAAGCCTGTCGTCATCGAGATGTGGGAGGAGAGATTCTTCTACTTCGTGCTCAAGTTCGAGTTTAACTTCATAGACTCTCTGGAAAAGGCCAGCGCACTTTCCACTGTCCAGATAGACGTGGAGAACGCGGAGCGCTACGACATCACCTACGTGGACGCTAACGGCTCGAAGCAGAGGCCGATAGTCCTCCACTGTTCGCCGTCCGGTGCCATTGAGAGGTGTATTTACGGCCTTCTCGAGAAAGAGTTCATGGAAAGCGAAAAGGGCAAGGTCCCGATGCTTCCAGTATGGCTTTCGCCGACCCAGGTCAGGGTGATCACCCTCTCGGATAAGCACGTTCCCTATGCCGAGGCCATTGCCGCAAAGTTGAACGGCATACGTGTCGACATAGACGACCGGGACGAGACCGTCGGCAAGAAGGTCAGGGACGCCGGTAAGGAGTGGATCCCGTACGTGGTCACTATCGGAGACGCGGAAATGGGCGGCGAGACTCTGCCCGTAGTCGTCAGGTCGGAATCCGAGCAGAAGAAACCTGCGAAGATAGACATGACCGTCGAAGAGCTTGCGTCGCGCATAAAGGCCGAGACTGAAGAGCTGCCGACAAGGCCGCTGCCAGTGGCGGATCACCTTTCAAAGCGCCCCAAGTTCGTCGGAAGCATATGA
- a CDS encoding acetylornithine transaminase, with amino-acid sequence MAKCICQGNLSEEEIIAKDAKHVFQTYGRQPIVLTRGKGALVWDVNGKEYIDCVAGIAVNNVGHCHPRVVAAIQEQAARLIHTSNLYYTDIQPQLAEKLAELTGMDRIFFANSGTESIEAALKLARKATGNKGFISAEHCFHGRTMGALSITHKAKYRAPFEPLIPGADFVPYGDADAIRNALDSDTAAVIIEPVQGEGGVIIPPAGYLEEVRKICDKAGVLLVFDEVQTGMGRTGKWFGKDHSGVRPDIMCIAKGIAGGFPMGVMAATEEVAKNFSKGDHASTFGGNPLGAAAALATINAIEEERLVERSRDMGAYMRDEIKKRCRQDFIDHVRGLGMMIGVQLKKDGTPLVDKAREKGVLVNCTSETVLRLVPPFVITKGEIDRSVEVISELEL; translated from the coding sequence ATGGCAAAATGCATATGTCAAGGCAATCTCTCCGAGGAGGAGATAATAGCGAAAGACGCAAAGCACGTCTTTCAGACCTACGGGCGTCAGCCTATCGTTTTAACGAGGGGCAAGGGAGCCCTTGTATGGGATGTGAACGGTAAGGAATACATAGACTGCGTCGCAGGGATCGCGGTCAACAACGTAGGTCATTGCCACCCGAGAGTCGTAGCTGCCATACAGGAGCAGGCAGCGAGACTGATCCATACCTCGAACCTGTATTATACGGACATTCAGCCTCAGCTGGCGGAAAAACTGGCGGAGCTGACGGGCATGGACAGGATCTTCTTCGCTAACTCGGGAACGGAATCTATAGAGGCGGCCCTGAAACTGGCGAGGAAGGCCACGGGCAACAAGGGTTTTATCTCGGCCGAACACTGCTTCCACGGCAGGACAATGGGGGCTTTGAGCATAACCCACAAAGCAAAATACCGGGCGCCGTTCGAACCGCTCATACCGGGAGCGGACTTTGTGCCATATGGCGATGCAGATGCCATTCGTAACGCTCTTGACAGCGATACTGCAGCCGTGATAATCGAGCCCGTACAGGGTGAAGGCGGTGTGATAATCCCGCCCGCAGGATATCTTGAGGAAGTCCGCAAGATATGCGATAAGGCAGGGGTCCTGTTAGTATTCGACGAGGTACAGACTGGCATGGGCCGTACCGGCAAATGGTTCGGAAAGGACCACTCCGGGGTCAGGCCTGACATAATGTGCATCGCAAAAGGCATTGCGGGAGGGTTCCCGATGGGAGTTATGGCCGCGACTGAAGAAGTGGCTAAGAACTTCTCCAAAGGAGACCATGCATCGACGTTCGGAGGCAACCCGCTTGGAGCCGCAGCCGCGCTTGCCACTATCAACGCCATTGAAGAGGAGCGCCTCGTAGAACGTTCCAGGGATATGGGCGCATATATGAGGGACGAGATCAAGAAGCGCTGTAGACAGGATTTCATCGACCACGTCCGCGGCCTGGGCATGATGATCGGCGTCCAGTTGAAGAAGGACGGTACCCCGCTCGTCGATAAGGCGAGGGAGAAGGGAGTCCTGGTCAACTGCACTTCCGAGACTGTCCTGAGGCTTGTGCCGCCGTTCGTCATAACGAAGGGCGAGATAGACAGGTCCGTTGAAGTCATAAGCGAGCTTGAATTGTAA
- the hpt gene encoding hypoxanthine/guanine phosphoribosyltransferase: MLKNLRESLRNAPIIKRGSYNYFIHPISDGVPVVRPELLREVIACIVKNANVDVDKIVTIEAMGLPLGSALSQITDIPFIIIRKRKYELPGEIAVHQATGYSKGELYLNGIDKGDRVLIVDDVISTGGTMLATLKALEMAGATVKDIIVVIERGDGKKEIIDMGYDIKTLIKIDVDENGVKVLECIDGEC, translated from the coding sequence GTGTTAAAAAACCTTAGAGAGAGCTTAAGGAACGCGCCGATAATAAAGAGAGGAAGCTACAATTATTTCATTCACCCGATATCGGATGGCGTCCCTGTAGTCCGTCCCGAACTTTTAAGGGAAGTTATCGCCTGCATCGTTAAAAACGCCAACGTCGATGTCGATAAGATAGTGACAATAGAGGCCATGGGCCTCCCGCTCGGCTCGGCATTATCCCAGATCACTGACATACCTTTTATCATAATCAGAAAAAGAAAATATGAGCTTCCCGGCGAAATAGCAGTTCATCAGGCTACCGGGTACTCCAAAGGCGAGCTTTATCTAAACGGCATCGATAAAGGCGACCGCGTCCTGATAGTTGATGACGTCATCAGCACCGGAGGCACGATGCTTGCCACGCTGAAAGCGCTGGAAATGGCAGGCGCCACGGTTAAGGATATCATCGTCGTTATCGAGAGAGGCGACGGGAAAAAGGAAATAATCGATATGGGCTATGACATAAAGACGTTAATTAAGATCGATGTGGACGAGAATGGCGTAAAAGTGCTCGAATGCATAGACGGCGAGTGCTAA
- a CDS encoding flavodoxin family protein: MKTLIAYYSNTGNTMKVANDIRSKIKADITRIEAEKESSYLFKCINALLKKKTPIKQCTTNLNNYDNIIICSPVWAASAPPAVNQYLNELQNTLGKKYSVVVTAKSSGMANVLSQICKECDNKQMVFINSLVVLQKEIDSGTHMAKIDEFVIGLTRA; the protein is encoded by the coding sequence ATGAAGACGCTCATAGCATATTATTCAAACACCGGCAACACCATGAAAGTGGCCAATGACATAAGGTCAAAGATAAAGGCGGATATCACCCGGATAGAAGCCGAAAAAGAGAGCTCGTACCTGTTTAAGTGTATCAACGCTTTATTAAAAAAGAAAACACCCATAAAACAATGTACTACCAACCTTAACAACTATGACAATATCATCATCTGCTCTCCAGTATGGGCAGCAAGCGCGCCCCCTGCAGTGAACCAGTATCTTAATGAATTACAGAACACTCTCGGCAAAAAATACTCTGTTGTAGTGACGGCCAAAAGTAGCGGGATGGCAAACGTGCTGTCGCAGATATGCAAGGAATGCGACAATAAACAGATGGTATTCATTAACTCGTTAGTTGTCCTTCAAAAGGAAATTGACTCGGGCACGCATATGGCGAAGATCGACGAGTTCGTCATAGGGTTGACAAGGGCCTAA
- a CDS encoding DUF488 domain-containing protein has translation MRNGPAQSMLSGYGTEDEEFFTVGYERTGSEDLYLLLKSFGVNCLVDVREVPWSRVPDYRKSALERRLEEYGEKYGHRIRYVSMPGLGNPEENRKSDKKEEEHADHYRRYALGKTLELERLRQLIKTSRTALMCYEKDPQKCHRSILARIMEEKYGLTHIDISGCVH, from the coding sequence ATGAGAAATGGCCCGGCACAATCAATGCTCTCCGGATACGGTACTGAGGACGAGGAATTTTTCACCGTAGGGTATGAGCGTACGGGATCTGAAGACCTTTATCTATTGCTAAAAAGCTTTGGGGTAAATTGCCTGGTCGACGTAAGGGAGGTCCCGTGGTCGCGGGTGCCGGACTATAGAAAGAGCGCTCTTGAGAGAAGGCTCGAAGAATACGGAGAGAAATACGGACACCGGATAAGATATGTTTCGATGCCCGGGCTTGGTAATCCCGAGGAAAATCGAAAGTCGGACAAGAAAGAAGAAGAGCACGCCGATCATTACAGGAGATACGCGCTCGGCAAGACCTTAGAGCTGGAGCGTCTCCGGCAGCTGATAAAGACTTCGCGTACTGCGCTTATGTGCTACGAGAAAGATCCGCAGAAATGCCACAGGTCGATACTTGCAAGGATCATGGAAGAAAAGTATGGGTTGACTCACATCGACATTAGCGGATGCGTTCACTAG
- the acsA gene encoding acetate--CoA ligase, which translates to MEIVDKTGTCNLDYNRVCKNGFCFDEVKKDFDWYYTGQVNIAHETIDRHANSWRKNKIALYWEGPDNEHEKYTFMELKTLTDKFANVLKMAGVKKGDRVFTYLPRIPELYISAISIAKVGAIFAPLFGGFRAEAVRDRMNDSGAKVVITTPEMKKIGIEEIQSEVPSLEKIILADVPESYKFNDNELSFDAEMTYAPEECNMEWCSLEDPVIMHYTSGTTGKSKGVVHVHNAMIGHYITTKWVQDLRDDDVYWCTADPGWVTGTSYGIFGPWLTGASQVVCSGRFSPDAWYSAIDKYKVTVWYTAPTALRMLMKAGDEVIKNYSLRSLRYITSVGEPLNPEVIRWGMKVYGHPIHENYWMTETGSNMIANFYGLPLKIGSMGKPFPGIEAAVVDDSGKVLPPGVPGNLVIKPGWPSMMRSIWNNPEKYREYFRIPGWYVTGDSAFVDNDGYFWFTGRVDDVIKTSGERVGPFEVESALLEHPAVAEAGVIGKPDPLYGNIIKAFISLKSGYEGSEELKREISGFVKTKLAAHAFPREIEFKAGLPKTRSGKIMRRVLKAQELGQPLGDLATLDDE; encoded by the coding sequence ATAGAGATCGTTGATAAGACCGGGACTTGCAACCTTGACTATAACAGGGTATGCAAGAACGGGTTTTGCTTCGACGAGGTGAAGAAGGATTTTGACTGGTACTACACCGGACAGGTAAACATCGCCCATGAGACCATCGACAGGCATGCGAATTCCTGGAGAAAGAACAAGATAGCGTTATACTGGGAAGGCCCGGATAACGAGCACGAAAAATACACTTTCATGGAGCTTAAGACGCTCACTGACAAGTTCGCTAACGTGCTGAAGATGGCGGGCGTGAAGAAGGGGGACAGGGTTTTCACCTATCTGCCCAGGATACCTGAGCTTTATATAAGCGCCATATCAATTGCCAAGGTCGGTGCCATATTCGCCCCTCTTTTCGGAGGCTTCAGGGCCGAGGCGGTAAGGGACAGGATGAATGATTCGGGCGCAAAGGTCGTCATTACCACCCCCGAGATGAAAAAGATCGGGATCGAGGAGATACAATCCGAAGTCCCGTCGCTTGAGAAGATCATACTTGCGGACGTTCCTGAATCCTACAAATTTAACGACAACGAGCTTAGCTTTGACGCGGAAATGACTTACGCCCCTGAAGAATGCAACATGGAATGGTGCAGCCTTGAAGACCCGGTCATCATGCACTACACCTCCGGCACTACGGGAAAATCCAAGGGTGTGGTCCATGTGCACAATGCCATGATAGGGCATTATATCACTACGAAGTGGGTCCAGGACCTCAGGGATGACGACGTGTACTGGTGTACCGCGGATCCCGGGTGGGTCACCGGAACGTCCTACGGCATATTCGGGCCATGGCTTACCGGGGCGTCCCAGGTCGTATGCTCGGGGAGGTTCAGCCCCGACGCATGGTATTCGGCCATAGATAAGTATAAAGTGACGGTCTGGTACACTGCGCCGACAGCGCTCAGGATGCTGATGAAGGCCGGCGACGAGGTCATTAAAAATTACAGCCTCAGGTCACTGAGGTACATAACAAGTGTAGGAGAGCCCCTTAACCCTGAGGTCATCAGGTGGGGCATGAAGGTTTACGGCCACCCCATCCACGAGAACTACTGGATGACCGAGACCGGTAGCAACATGATCGCCAACTTCTATGGTCTGCCACTGAAGATCGGATCCATGGGTAAGCCTTTCCCGGGCATAGAGGCGGCTGTTGTTGATGATTCCGGCAAGGTCCTGCCTCCTGGAGTTCCTGGCAATCTCGTGATAAAGCCGGGGTGGCCGTCCATGATGCGGTCCATCTGGAATAACCCGGAGAAGTACAGGGAATACTTCCGCATACCCGGCTGGTATGTCACAGGCGACAGCGCGTTCGTGGATAATGACGGGTACTTCTGGTTCACCGGAAGGGTCGACGATGTCATCAAGACGTCGGGCGAGCGCGTGGGCCCGTTCGAGGTCGAGAGCGCGCTGCTTGAGCACCCGGCAGTCGCGGAGGCAGGGGTCATCGGAAAGCCGGACCCCCTGTACGGGAATATAATCAAGGCTTTCATATCCCTGAAATCCGGATATGAGGGCTCCGAAGAGCTTAAGAGGGAAATTTCGGGCTTCGTCAAGACGAAGCTTGCGGCACATGCTTTCCCGCGCGAGATAGAGTTCAAGGCAGGTCTGCCGAAGACCCGCAGCGGCAAGATCATGCGCAGGGTGCTTAAGGCCCAGGAACTTGGACAACCGCTGGGTGACCTGGCGACGCTCGACGACGAATGA